A segment of the Clostridia bacterium genome:
CATATCCCTCTGGCTTGGCATCGCCGCAGCCGAGATCGAGCCGAAAAGCACGCAAAGCATCCGCCTTTTCCACATCTTTGAGCTGCCTTCCCGCACAAGGGACCCGCAATCCCGCCTTCCTCGCCTCCTCTTCGCTCCAGAGCACCTCCTGCCCCCGCTCCAGCCCCGCAAGCACATGATAAATCTCCCCGCCATGATCCAGGTGCTCGATGCGGTACTTGTTCCCCAGATGGTCCACCAGCACGCAGTGATGGGCCTCATCATCCGGTTCATGCATGTGGTGCAGTAGGTACTCCCAATCTTCCAGGGGATCGCCCGCTCCCTTCACCACCTGCCGCTTCAGCCCCTCGCGCCTCAGCACCAACGAATAGCAGGGTATGTAATCGGCATGGCTGCCCTGGGGCGAATCGATGAAATGCAGCCCGCCTTTCTTCTCCGGGTCCAGCACCTTCCGCACCGGGAGCCACACATTATCTGCCTGAATCAGGAAGTTCTCGCCGGACTCGTCCCTGTGCGCCCGGAATAGCACATCTATATCTCCGGGATTCTCCTTGCCGGTGGCTGCGGAGCCTACCACGCAGACGAAGTTCGGAACCACAACCACTTCTTGCGGGAGCTGGGCTAGCTTCGCCTCTAGGCTCTGAGCCTTCTTCACATCACGCAACTTCTTCGCTTCCTGCACCAGCTCGCTGCTTTCGTCGTAGTCAAAGCCACGGCGGTCGAACTCCTCCATAACCCACACGGCGGCGTTAACCACGGGTTCCACAGCGTCCCCGCGCTTCTTGGCGTTGGAGTACCACTGGTGCAGCCTGAGCCACGCCTGCCTTACCTCTTCATCCGGAGCTTCTTTCAGCTTATCCGGCCTCATCTCGGACAGAGCCATTTTCTCCAAGAATGACGGCTCCTCCGGCTCGCGCCAGCGGGCCTTGCCGCCGGCGACGGGCATAGTAGCACGGTGGAGGTCGCGCATCAGCCAATCAGGGAGATATTGCTTTGCTTTTTCGAGAAGGGTTTCGAGATACTCTTTGCTGGGCATTACAGTCTTCCCACCTCTACCAATCCATACGCGCACCTACAGCGAACATGAATTGGGGGATACATCTTCGGTCCGTAAGGTGTATCAAACGGTGCGTCAATTGGCTTCCGCTGACCATCAATCGACAAGCATTTAGGGCATAATCTGTCGTCTGGAGTTGTGATATACTCCTTCATAAAATTAGCTGGTAGCAAACCTTTGTCTTTCGCATCTAACCAGGCCAAGTGCTGGCCAGCATTGCTTGCGGTCAATGTTTCTGTACGAGCTATGGTCTCCGCCCTATCACGCAGCATCCTCTTTGCATAAGCCTCTGCCCGCCTATCGGCCTCGGTTCTGCTTACACCCGCCTCCAGCTGCCTGCGCCGGAAGTTCTCCACCGCTCGGCTTTGTTTTTCCGTCAACCCGATGTGCTGGATAATCTTTCTCGCCTGCTGATACGGATGCCCGCCCTCTTCAAACGCCTGCCGGATTATCGCCCGGATCGCCTGGCGGCTTTCCTCCGCAACCTGTGTGATTAACTCGCCCGTATGCCGGTTTATAAACTCGACCGCCCGGGGGTTGAGCAGGTCGAATCGCAGTTCCATTTCCAGCTTCTTACTCAACTCCCGGGCGGTGGCTTTTCCCGCTTCGTCCACGATTTCCCGGAAGACTTCTCTTACGGTCATAAGCCCTGCCCCGAATGCGCCCCAGTCGATCATGCTTTCCACCGAAGCCAGGTCGCCATTCTGCAGGGCTTCGGCCATCCTTGCCACCACTACTTTCTCCTGGGTAGCGGCTACGGCAAGCAGAAATGCTTTTTTGACCTGGTCTAATCTGCTGTCGGCTATCCGGTGCAGCAGCTTCCATTCGGGATCTTCGGGCTTCACGGCCTTGAGAATTGGCCGTTTCCGGTTGGGCGGTCTTGACCTGAACATCTACTCCTCCTCCACGCTCCCGCTCGGCAGGTTGGCCGCTTCGAGCAGGTATTTCTCAAGCTCTTTATTCGGGAATAAAGTTGCGCCCGCTCCAGCTAACTTCGATATGAAGTTGCCCAATTCCTCCAGGTCCACCGATTCCACGTCTCCGTGCCTGATCTCCGGGTAATTTTCGACCTTAAAATCATTCAGCTTAAAGAGTCGCGGTATAGCATGGGTATTAAGAACGTCCTCGATCTCGTCCAGAAAGGCTCCTAACGCCACGGCAAACAACTCGGTCTTGGAGCTTGCCAGCGCAAAGCTCCCTACCTTCTGAGTTCCCAGCATGATGAAGTCAGCCAGCACCGTCTGCGCAATCTGCGTATTGTACCGCTGGATGATGGCGCTGGTATCGAACTGTCGCCGACTACCCGTGGATAGCAAGGTAAAGTCGTAAAGCTTGTTGCCCTTTTCATCGTAGGCAAGAGGCATTACTATGCCTTCCTGCTGGTCGCGCCGGACCTTGGTTACCAAGTCTTTAAAAGCCTGGAGCGCCTGTCTCTCCTGGTCCGTGCCGGGTGAGGCTACGTTGGGGGGCACCCACACCACGGGTAAACCCGCCAGGTCGCGCTCGATGCCCATGCCTTCGATAATCTCGACGTTTTTCTTGAAGAACCAGGGCTTGTAGCAGTTCCTCAGCAAACTCCGCCCTTGCGGTGAGTTCTTGACCGACTCCGTTCGAAAGAGGAGTAGCTTTTCGATCGGAATTTCCTGTTGCCTATAGTCAGGTGGTGCTACCTGCCTGATGCCCTGGATTCCGCCTTCCTCATCGAACACCCATTCCCGTATCGTGTCCTGGCTGCGGATCGAAAACTTCCGCCAGCCGATTCTGCCATCATTGTACTTGCTGCGCTTCTTCGGGTCCTGACTATCACCCATACGGCGCTTGTACACGATCTCGAAAACCGAAAACCCATATATCAGCATGGATAGCACTTCGCCGATGAAGTCCTGCCATGAATGGCTGGTGTCGTAGATGCATTCTTCCAGGAACCTGGCCGCCTCCCTATCGGCATTGCCGGTCCCGGCCGCCTCTACCCTCCAGGTAACCTGCCGGCAGAGCATCTTTATCGCGAAGAGGATGGCACCGATTACCGGGTCGTTGTCCGACATCTCCCGGTAGACTTTTATAGCCTTAATCCCCTGGAGATCCGGCAGCCACTCCTCGTAGATATTGCCGCCCCAGCGAGATAGGCCGGTGCTGCCTAGCTCAAGAAAAACGTTTGTCTCCGCCAAACTTATCGCCTCCAGCGGCTTATGCCGTCAATACCGATTGGGGTAAGGACTGCAGCTAGAGATCGAGAATTAAACCGATTCAGCGCCTGCGTCATAGCATCAACCTGGTCATCGTTTGCCCCGTTAGGGAACGCCGCGCACTCTTCGACGAAGTCGTGCACCCATGGCGCAATACTCGGATCGGGTAAATACACATTACCGGCCTCGATATCGGGCGAGACGGCCGCTGCTCGGGCCTCCTTGCTGCCCTGCGGCTCGACCGCGATAAGGCCTGGTATCTCCCGCTTTAGTGTGGCAATTACTGCAGGGCCGTTAGCCTTGTCTTCTACCAGCTTTGCGCGTGCCTGCGGCCACCTAGCCGATAGCTGCCTAACTGCCTGTAGCGTGGCCGGGAAGTCCATCCGGTCGCGCACCTGGTCCAGCAGGTACTTATCGGCTCTTTTCCGGCCCCAGACCTGGCCCACTACATAGCTCCCGCTTGTGGTCTCTTTGAAGCTCATGTCCCAGGACTGGATAACCTCATCAAACCGTTCCGGCAGTTGGCGGTAGTACCGCCACCAGGAACGCTTCAGAATACCGCCCTCCATTGGCGAAGGCCGCTGCTGGTATAGGGCGTTCCACCAGTAAGAGCCTAGGCGAATCTTAGTTGCCTCCAGCGTTTCCTTCGTAAACAGTTCTGGGCAAAGCGGCTCCCCCGGCTGTCGGCCAAGCATGTCGTTTTCTTCAGCCAAAGCAGGTAGGTTTACTACTTCCCACCTGTCCCCGCCCTCTTCTTGGGCTCTTAATAGACGCCCCGCTAGGTCATCTTCATGCCACCGGGTCATGACCAGGATAATTGCTCCTTCTTCCTGGATGCGGGTCGAAAACGTTGCCCGATACCAATCCCAGGTCGCATCGCGGT
Coding sequences within it:
- the terL gene encoding phage terminase large subunit is translated as MSTTSPSASLPIRKPSTLPKRSYAALRAVTPAHFAYTVSEGRWTPFEHLLLLNRKLVDVAAGRIRRLMVFMPPRHGKSELTSRYFPAWYLGTFPDKRIILASYEADFAATWGRKARNLLEEFGPSLFGVKVSDDSAAAARWDIAEHEGGMVTAGVRGPITGKGANVAIIDDPVKNDQEAMSQTYRDATWDWYRATFSTRIQEEGAIILVMTRWHEDDLAGRLLRAQEEGGDRWEVVNLPALAEENDMLGRQPGEPLCPELFTKETLEATKIRLGSYWWNALYQQRPSPMEGGILKRSWWRYYRQLPERFDEVIQSWDMSFKETTSGSYVVGQVWGRKRADKYLLDQVRDRMDFPATLQAVRQLSARWPQARAKLVEDKANGPAVIATLKREIPGLIAVEPQGSKEARAAAVSPDIEAGNVYLPDPSIAPWVHDFVEECAAFPNGANDDQVDAMTQALNRFNSRSLAAVLTPIGIDGISRWRR